Proteins from a genomic interval of Thamnophis elegans isolate rThaEle1 chromosome 2, rThaEle1.pri, whole genome shotgun sequence:
- the ENPP7 gene encoding ectonucleotide pyrophosphatase/phosphodiesterase family member 7 has product MIIEVTIVCAPLQGTPQETRSRNKLLLVSFDGFRWNYDQDVDTPNLDAMARDGVKARYLTPPFVTQTSPSHFTLLTGKYTENHGVIHNMWFNTSTGQKLPYYHTQRRSDWWDNGSLPIWITAQRQGLKAASLFFPGGNATYQGEEVRVKRVEKLLHKYDNETEWRQNVDTVMKWFHEDDLDFVSLYFGEPDSTGHKYGPESQQRKDMIRQVDRTVGYLRQRIAEHGMNSVLNLVITSDHGMETVIKKDEIHLLQVANFSFQDIQFELVDYGPQGLLLPKPGKLEQVYEALKNAHPKLHVYKKEEFPKRFHYANHIRVTPLVLYGDPGYVIHGRVKVQFNKGEHGFDNEAMNMKTIFRAVGPAFKQGLEVEPFESVNIYALLCKLLNITPEPHDGSLDVTRHMLVKDSVYSSISETKSGKEREIQ; this is encoded by the exons ATGATCATAGAGGTTACCATAG TCTGTGCCCCACTACAAGGGACACCACAAGAGACCAGAAGCCGCAACAAGCTTCTACTTGTTTCTTTTGATGGCTTTCGGTGGAATTATGATCAGGATGTGGACACCCCCAATCTGGACGCCATGGCCAGAGATGGGGTGAAGGCACGCTACCTCACTCCCCCTTTTGTCACCCAGACAAGCCCCAGCCACTTCACTTTGCTCACAG GAAAATATACTGAAAACCATGGAGTGATTCACAACATGTGGTTCAACACTAGCACTGGACAAAAACTGCCTTATTACCATACCCAGCGGAGGTCTGACTGGTGGGACAATGGAAGCCTCCCCATCTGGATCACAGCACAGAGACAG GGCTTGAAAGCTGCCTCCCTGTTTTTCCCAGGAGGGAATGCCACCTACCAAGGAGAAGAAGTGAGAGTCAAGAGGGTAGAGAAACTCCTGCACAAGTATGACAATGAAACTGAGTGGAGACAGAATGTGGACACAGTCATGAAGTGGTTCCatgaagatgaccttgactttgtGAGTCTTTACTTTGGGGAACCCGACTCTACCGGACACAAATATGGCCCAGAATCTCAGCAGAGGAAAGATATGATCCGCCAGGTGGATCGGACAGTGGGCTATTTGAGACAGCGCATCGCAGAGCATGGCATGAACTCAGTACTCAACCTAGTCATCACCTCTGACCATGGCATGGAAACGGTCATCAAAAAGGATGAAATTCACCTCCTCCAAGTAGCAAACTTCTCATTCCAGGACATTCAGTTTGAGCTGGTTGATTATGGGCCACAAGGCCTCCTGCTGCCAAAACCTGGGAAATTAGAACAAGTTTATGAAGCCTTGAAAAATGCCCATCCCAAGCTTCATGTTTATAAGAAGGAGGAATTCCCCAAAAGATTCCATTATGCCAACCACATTCGCGTCACACCTCTCGTGTTGTATGGTGACCCTGGCTACGTGATCCATGGG aGAGTGAAAGTCCAGTTCAACAAAGGAGAACACGGCTTCGACAACGAGGCTATGAATATGAAGACAATCTTCCGAGCTGTGGGACCAGCTTTCAAGCAAGGCCTGGAGGTGGAGCCTTTTGAAAGTGTGAATATTTATGCCCTCCTTTGCAAACTCCTGAATATCACACCTGAACCACACGATGGATCCTTGGATGTCACCCGGCACATGCTTGTCAAAGACTCAG TTTATTCCAGCATCAGTGAAACCAAgagtgggaaggaaagggaaatccAGTAA